One genomic region from Yarrowia lipolytica chromosome 1C, complete sequence encodes:
- a CDS encoding uncharacterized protein (Compare to YALI0C13354g, similar to Saccharomyces cerevisiae CDC8 (YJR057W); ancestral locus Anc_1.504, similar to uniprot|P00572 Saccharomyces cerevisiae YJR057w CDC8 dTMP kinase) — MRGRFIAIEGLDRSGKSTQCDRLVAHLTETTGNKTHLFKFPDRSTPMGQIINQYLTSGVALSDQAIHLLFSANRWERIEDIKALLEKGENVVLDRYYISGIVYTQAKGLERQWCTNPDLGLPVPDITLFLTVSPEVASQRGAYGEERYEKIAFQKRVAALFHEVAQRNCITVDASGTEEEVANAINQCVETWRVDCLYESKEGAHRVQSRWLHGLVQQLFHDTACNRIGYTVWFSNCAIRLSTCVVAYKIPRSREDVVDCHRAIDEFTIRSLNWPPY; from the exons ATGAGAGGACGTTTTATTGCCATTGAGGGGCTCGACCGCAGCGGCAAATCGACGCAATGTGACCGGCTGGTCGCCCATCTCACGGAAACTACCGGAAACAAGACGCATCTCTTCAAGTTCCCCGACCGATCCACACCCATGGGCCAGATCATCAACCAGTACCTGACTTCTGGGGTGGCTCTGTCTGACCAGGCGATCCACCTGTTGTTCTCGGCGAATCGATGGGAACGCATTGAGGATATCAAGGCGCTTCTGGAAAAGGGCGAAAACGTGGTGTTGGACCGGTACTACATCTCCGGCATTGTGTACACCCAGgccaagggtctggagCGACAATGGTGCACAAACCCCGATCTGGGTCTGCCTGTGCCGGATATCACCTTGTTTCTGACCGTCAGCCCCGAGGTGGCCAGCCAAAGAGGAGCCTATGGCGAAGAACGGTACGAAAAGATTGCTTTCCAGAAACGAGTCGCGGCGCTGTTCCACGAAGTCGCACAGCGAAACTGTATCACCGTGGACGCCAGCGGcacggaggaggaggttgccAACGCCATCAACCAGTGCGTCGAAACG TGGAGAGTCGATTGTCTCTATGAGTCGAAAGAGGGGGCCCACCGTGTGCAATCGCGTTGGTTACACGGTCTAGTTCAACAATTATTCCACGACACCGCGTGCAATCGCATTGGATACACGGTCTGGTTCAGCAATTGTGCCATTCGTCTATCAACATGTGTCGTTGCATACAAGATACCGCGTTCAAGAGAGGATGTAGTAGACTGCCATAGAGCAATAGATGAGTTTACGATACGATCATTGAATTGGCCGCCATATTAA
- a CDS encoding uncharacterized protein (Compare to YALI0C13332g, no similarity) translates to MIEEINLRTPTGSYTELNQLGTSPLVVLSKSRRPPLLPSRLQLSGKNVTSRPSSPHLWTHQMPFTTATCL, encoded by the coding sequence ATGATTGAAGAAATCAACCTCAGAACACCCACAGGCTCATACACCGAGCTGAATCAACTTGGGACGAGCCCATTGGTAGTCCTGAGCAAGTCAAGACGGCCCCCTCTTCTACCTTCTCGGCTTCAACTGAGTGGGAAGAATGTGACATCGAGACCCAGTTCACCTCATCTCTGGACTCACCAAATGCCATTCACTACTGCCACCTGTCTCTAG